The Micromonospora siamensis genome contains the following window.
CGTACATGTGGCCGCGTTCGAGCAGGGCGAGCAGGCCGTGTCGGATGGACATGGCCCGGAGTATGCATACCTGGTATGGGACCCGCAACCGGGCCGGCGACAGTCCGGCCCGGCCGGCGTCAGGTGGAGCGGCCGGGGAACGGCACCGTGAGCGGGGTCACCCCCGCGACCCGGCGCCAGCGGGTGGCCCGCAACGCGCAGTCGGTGAGGGCGGCCAGCGCCCGGTTCCGGTCGGCGCCCTCCGTCTCGGCCAACGCCGCCCGCCAGAACCCGGCCGTCCGGTCCTCGATCTCGACGGCCAGCCGCAGGGCGCTCGCCCGGTCGGTCACCGGGAAGGGCAGGGCGTAGCCGGCGTGGTCCGCCGGCACCTCGGCCCCGCCGGCGCTGAGCTGGAGGACCAGGGCGTCGCGGCGGTTGCGGTGGGCCGCCTCGGCGGCGCGGGCGGCGGACCGGGCGGCGTCGCTGAGGCGTACCCCGATCGGGCCGTAGGCGTAGATGGCCGCGTACTCGGCGGTCAGCGCGGCGGTCAGCGCCGGCGTGGGCCCGGCGGCGGGCGCGCGGCGGGTCATGCCAGCACCTCCACGTGGGTGGCCCGGGCGGCGGTGATCGAGCCGAGCAGCGCGGCCCGCTCGCCGGGCGCGGCGGCGCACGCCTTCGCGGCCGCGACCTGCCCGGCGCGCTCGGCCGCGCGCAGCTCGGCGACCAGGGCCGCGCCGGTTGCGGTCGGCGCGCTCGCGCCGGGTGTGGGGGACGGCGACCCCGACGGCGGGGTACGCCCGATCACCCGGCGCAGCTCGGCGGCGTGCGCCTCGTGGGCCTCGGCGATCGGGGTGAGCCGTTCGGTCAGGCTCGGATCGGCGGCGAGCGCCGCGCGATGCCGGCCGGCCAGCTCCTCCGCCCCGGCGGCGAGCGGTTCCAGCGGGTCCGGCGGGGGTGGCGGGTCGTCGCCCCGGTCGAAAAGATCACAACCGGCCAGCGGCGCGGTCGCCCCGCCGAGCGCCAGCAGGGCGCCGGCCCGGAGCAGGTTTCGTCGGGAATGACTGGTTGTCTCGTCGCGCTGTGTCGTTCTGCCCGTCGCCACCGGACAAGTCAACACCATCCGTGCCGGCCGGTGGGCCACCACCGTCCGGTGCGCCGCCGGGTACGCCGACCGGTAGGCGCGTTACGCTCTGCGCAGCCACCGGGCGCGTCCGCCCCGGTGGCGTGCCGGCATGGCGGCCGACCGGGCCGCCGCCGATCGCAGAAGGGTTACGCCAGATGACGCAGCGTGGCCGTGCCACCAGGTCGACCGGCCCGTCGGGTCGACCCCGGCGCGCCGACGCCCCCCGCACCGACGCCCCCCGCACCGACGCCCCCCGGGCCGGCGGCCCGCGCGGTGGCGACCTCGGCGCCCGACGCGCCAAGTTGCGCGAGGTGGTCGAGCCGGTGGTGACCGAGGCCGGCTACGTCCTGGAGGACCTCTCCGTCTCCCGCGCCGGCCGCCGGCACGTCGTACGCGTGATCGTCGACGCCGACGGCGGGATCAACCTGGACGCCGTCGCGGACGTCTCCCGGG
Protein-coding sequences here:
- a CDS encoding ferritin-like domain-containing protein, translating into MTRRAPAAGPTPALTAALTAEYAAIYAYGPIGVRLSDAARSAARAAEAAHRNRRDALVLQLSAGGAEVPADHAGYALPFPVTDRASALRLAVEIEDRTAGFWRAALAETEGADRNRALAALTDCALRATRWRRVAGVTPLTVPFPGRST